In a single window of the Streptacidiphilus sp. P02-A3a genome:
- a CDS encoding LysR family transcriptional regulator: protein MFDPVQLRSFLAVAQTGGFTSAAQRLGVQQSTVSQRVRRLERAAGRQLFVRDTHSVELTGEGEAMVGFARSILDAHEQAADHFARTRVRGRVRFGASEDFVLTELPQILRAFRRSNPQVDLELTVGLSGILHEQLADGRLDLVLAKRPDGSTGGWSSGGRLVRRDRLVWIGAPDYRPDPDPSQPLPLLVFPPPSLTRARALASLERVGRPWRIACTSGSLSGMTAAALAGLGVMVHSRRLVPTGLRPLPEPSGLPELGDTEFALTTGRGTPRGAVRALAAAVLAGEDRLHQPTA, encoded by the coding sequence ATGTTCGACCCGGTGCAGCTCAGGTCCTTTCTGGCGGTCGCCCAGACCGGCGGCTTCACCAGCGCCGCGCAGCGGCTCGGCGTCCAGCAGTCGACCGTCAGCCAGCGGGTGCGGCGGCTGGAGCGGGCCGCCGGGCGGCAGCTGTTCGTCCGCGACACCCACTCGGTGGAACTGACCGGGGAGGGGGAGGCCATGGTCGGCTTCGCCCGGTCGATCCTGGACGCCCACGAGCAGGCCGCCGACCACTTCGCCCGGACGCGGGTGCGCGGGCGGGTGCGCTTCGGCGCGTCCGAGGACTTCGTGCTCACCGAACTGCCGCAGATCCTGCGCGCCTTCCGGCGCAGCAACCCGCAGGTGGACCTGGAGCTCACGGTCGGGCTCAGCGGCATCCTGCACGAGCAACTGGCCGACGGCAGGCTGGACCTGGTGCTCGCGAAGCGCCCGGACGGCAGCACCGGCGGCTGGAGCTCCGGCGGACGGCTGGTCCGGCGCGACCGGCTGGTCTGGATCGGCGCCCCCGACTACCGCCCCGACCCCGACCCGTCCCAGCCGCTGCCGCTGCTGGTCTTCCCGCCGCCGAGCCTCACCCGGGCCCGCGCGCTGGCGTCGCTGGAGCGCGTCGGCCGCCCCTGGCGGATCGCCTGCACCAGCGGCAGCCTGAGCGGGATGACCGCCGCCGCGCTGGCCGGTCTCGGGGTGATGGTGCACAGCCGGCGCCTGGTCCCGACCGGGCTGCGGCCGCTGCCGGAGCCGAGCGGCCTGCCGGAGCTGGGCGACACCGAGTTCGCGCTCACCACCGGCCGGGGGACCCCCAGGGGCGCGGTCCGCGCGCTCGCCGCCGCCGTCCTGGCCGGTGAGGACCGGCTGCACCAGCCCACCGCGTGA
- a CDS encoding ATP-binding protein, which yields MNAARPRMILLCGLPGAGKTTLAKRLAAELAAVRLCPDEWLSALAFDLFDDRARDRVERRLWDHAEELLALGGTVVLENGFWQRAERDQKRLRVRELGAAVELRYLDVPLAELRRRLVRRNAEPGAVSLPIALLADWTAQFEPPTAAELTLFDRPDR from the coding sequence GTGAACGCCGCGCGACCGAGGATGATCCTGCTCTGCGGCCTGCCCGGCGCCGGAAAGACCACGCTGGCCAAGCGGCTCGCGGCGGAGCTCGCGGCGGTCCGGCTGTGCCCCGACGAATGGCTCTCCGCGCTGGCCTTCGACCTCTTCGACGACCGGGCCCGGGACCGGGTCGAACGCCGCCTCTGGGACCACGCCGAGGAGTTGCTGGCCCTCGGCGGCACCGTGGTCCTGGAGAACGGCTTCTGGCAGCGCGCGGAGCGGGACCAGAAGCGCCTCCGGGTCCGCGAACTGGGCGCCGCCGTCGAACTGCGCTACCTCGACGTGCCGCTCGCCGAACTGCGCCGCCGCCTCGTCCGGCGCAACGCCGAACCCGGCGCGGTGTCGCTCCCGATCGCCCTGCTCGCCGACTGGACCGCCCAGTTCGAACCGCCGACCGCGGCCGAACTCACCCTGTTCGACCGGCCAGACCGCTGA
- a CDS encoding TetR/AcrR family transcriptional regulator: MAGRPVDQRRRAALLDAVVDYTVAYGFSELSWRPVAAALGVSPTTLVHRFGTKEQMLQAVLGRLRERIFQATSETVGEQPDLATAARAVWTRTSDPRRGAEFRLFFAVYGRALQAPQEFSDFLEHVVSDWMNALRDAQGPDTDPATATRTATLVIATIRGLLLDLLATGDQDRVQDAAEGFLSGLAGRTG; this comes from the coding sequence ATGGCGGGACGGCCCGTGGACCAGCGGCGGCGGGCCGCACTGCTCGACGCGGTGGTCGACTACACGGTCGCGTACGGGTTCTCCGAGCTGTCCTGGCGCCCCGTCGCCGCCGCCCTCGGGGTTTCGCCCACCACGCTGGTGCACCGCTTCGGCACCAAGGAGCAGATGCTCCAGGCCGTCCTCGGGCGGCTGCGGGAGCGGATCTTCCAGGCCACCAGCGAGACCGTCGGCGAACAGCCCGACCTCGCGACGGCCGCGCGCGCGGTCTGGACACGCACCTCGGACCCCCGACGGGGCGCGGAGTTCCGGCTGTTCTTCGCGGTCTACGGGCGCGCGCTCCAGGCGCCGCAGGAGTTCTCGGACTTCCTGGAGCACGTGGTCAGCGACTGGATGAACGCCCTGCGCGACGCGCAGGGACCGGACACCGACCCGGCGACCGCGACCCGCACGGCCACCCTGGTCATCGCCACGATCCGGGGACTGCTGCTCGACCTGCTCGCCACCGGCGACCAGGACCGCGTCCAGGACGCGGCCGAGGGCTTCCTCAGCGGTCTGGCCGGTCGAACAGGGTGA
- a CDS encoding SDR family oxidoreductase produces the protein MRVFVTGASGWVGRGLVPELVTAGHTVVGLARSDAAARSLRAAGAEVRPGSLDDLDTLRDAAAASDGVIHLAFKHDIAFTGDYAGAAEADRVAIEAFGEALTGTGKPFVIASGILGVLGLAPGVVATERDGRADTGDRRGPISGASGRMGNAHHTLALAGHGVRSSVVRLPPATHGEGDNGFLPIAIGLAREKGAAAYVGDGANRWPSVHRDDAARLFRLALESAPAGSVLHAVADEGVPIREVAEVFAKHLDVPAVSVTPDRAGAYLGWLGGFWGLDGPATAQLTRDLLGWQPTRPGLITDLTSGHYFA, from the coding sequence ATGCGCGTATTCGTCACCGGAGCGTCGGGCTGGGTCGGCCGGGGACTCGTCCCCGAGTTGGTCACCGCCGGTCACACCGTCGTCGGGCTCGCCCGCTCCGACGCCGCGGCCCGATCCCTCCGGGCGGCGGGGGCCGAGGTGCGGCCGGGGTCACTCGACGACCTCGACACCCTGCGCGACGCCGCCGCCGCGTCCGACGGCGTCATCCACCTCGCGTTCAAGCACGACATCGCCTTCACCGGCGACTACGCCGGCGCCGCCGAGGCCGACCGGGTGGCGATCGAGGCCTTCGGTGAGGCCCTCACCGGCACCGGTAAGCCCTTCGTCATCGCCTCCGGCATCCTCGGCGTCCTCGGCCTCGCGCCCGGGGTGGTCGCCACCGAACGGGACGGGCGGGCGGACACGGGCGACCGCAGGGGCCCGATCAGCGGTGCGAGCGGGCGGATGGGCAACGCCCACCACACGCTCGCGCTCGCCGGACACGGCGTCCGCTCCAGCGTCGTGCGGCTCCCCCCGGCCACGCACGGCGAAGGCGACAACGGGTTCCTGCCGATCGCGATCGGCCTCGCCCGGGAGAAGGGCGCCGCGGCCTACGTCGGCGACGGTGCCAACCGCTGGCCGTCGGTCCACCGCGACGACGCCGCACGGCTGTTCCGCCTCGCGCTGGAGTCCGCGCCGGCCGGGTCGGTGCTGCACGCGGTCGCGGACGAGGGCGTGCCGATCCGCGAGGTCGCCGAGGTCTTCGCCAAGCACCTCGACGTCCCCGCGGTCTCGGTCACCCCCGACCGGGCCGGGGCGTACCTGGGCTGGCTCGGCGGCTTCTGGGGGCTCGACGGCCCCGCCACCGCACAGCTCACCCGTGACCTGCTCGGATGGCAGCCGACCCGCCCCGGACTGATCACCGACCTGACGAGCGGACACTACTTCGCCTGA